The Rhinoderma darwinii isolate aRhiDar2 chromosome 8, aRhiDar2.hap1, whole genome shotgun sequence genome has a window encoding:
- the LOC142659448 gene encoding thymosin beta-15A-like isoform X2, giving the protein MADKPDLSEVEKFDHRKLRKTSTEEKNTLPSKETIQQEKEACKKK; this is encoded by the exons ATGGCTGATAAACCTGATCTATCGGAGGTGGAGAAATTTGATCATCGGAAACTACGCAAAACTAGTACGGAGGAAAAGAATACACTTCCTTCTAAAGAAA CTATCCAACAGGAAAAAGAGGCATGTAAGAAGAAATAA
- the LOC142659448 gene encoding thymosin beta-15A-like isoform X1, with amino-acid sequence MGVLCKLDPMNKEVTMADKPDLSEVEKFDHRKLRKTSTEEKNTLPSKETIQQEKEACKKK; translated from the exons ATGGGTGTGTTGTGTAAACTGGACCCAATGAACAAAGAAG tcaCAATGGCTGATAAACCTGATCTATCGGAGGTGGAGAAATTTGATCATCGGAAACTACGCAAAACTAGTACGGAGGAAAAGAATACACTTCCTTCTAAAGAAA CTATCCAACAGGAAAAAGAGGCATGTAAGAAGAAATAA